The Tubulanus polymorphus chromosome 1, tnTubPoly1.2, whole genome shotgun sequence genome contains a region encoding:
- the LOC141910060 gene encoding sodium- and chloride-dependent glycine transporter 2-like → MSKGKSEPAEDVVKPTERGYWGRDIEFMLSCIGYAVGLGNIWRFPYLCMRNGGGAFLIPYFIFMIIAGIPLCLMEIALGQYSSESAATVFKICPLLSGIGFAILLVNFIIMTYYNTIIAWVLYYLVSAFRSWEPLWSKCDNEWNTENCRLPGVSAALNQSVFTNNSSESNSTEQYVFNSLSNTSNISYAKTYSAGEEFWKFHVLDMSDGVDNLGGLRWQLALCLLAAWAIVFLCVIRGFKSSGKVVYVTATVPYIFLTIILIRGLTLPGAHEGVMFFISPDWNKLRSFKIWSEACLQIFYSLGPGWGSLITMASYNRFSHNCYRDAVVFPIVNCCTSFFAGFVIFSIIGHIAHEGNVSVSEAVTSGPGLAFVAYPEALSKIPGAAIWSVLFFFMLLTMGLDSQFIYVETVVSGIVDRFPETLRRKRLLVLTAVIICGFTVGLLFVSQAGVYWFQIVDWYGCTYTVLIIAILECVVVCCIYGVNRFYQDIELMIGKQPFVLWKVCWCFFTPFVLSMFLIFALVKSVAPTYGDYTYPVWALAFGWTLAGVTILPIPGILIEKLITGKGSFMKRIQTACKPDPSWGPKVSSQIKATQQNYPLMEPEKVEKQNFIA, encoded by the exons ATGTCGAAAGGTAAAAGCGAACCCGCCGAGGATGTTGTCAAGCCGACCGAGCGGGGTTACTGGGGAAGAGACATCGAATTTATGCTATCATGTATTGGATACGCAGTTGGACTTGGAAACATATGGCGATTTCCGTACCTATGTATGAGAAACGGAGGAG GCGCGTTCCTGATTccgtatttcatattcatgatCATCGCTGGCATTCCACTCTGTTTAATGGAGATTGCATTGGGTCAGTACTCAAGTGAAAGTGCAGCGACTGTGTTCAAGATATGTCCGCTACTTTCGG GTATCGGCTTTGCTATCCTGCTGGTAAACTTCATCATTATGACATATTACAATACGATCATTGCCTGGGTACTGTACTATTTGGTATCCGCGTTCAGAAGTTGGGAGCCGCTGTGGTCCAAATGTGACAACGAATGGAATACCGAAAATTGCCGACTGCCCGGAGTCTCAGCAGCCCTGAATCAATCGGTTTTTACAAATAACTCATCTGAATCTAACTCCACGGAACAATATGTTTTCAACAGCTTATCTAACACTTCAAACATATCTTACGCTAAAACTTACTCTGCCGGAGAAGAATTCTGGAA ATTTCACGTTTTGGATATGAGCGATGGTGTCGACAATTTAGGAGGATTGCGATGGCAATTGGCGCTATGTTTATTAGCCGCTTGGGCAATCGTCTTTCTCTGCGTTATAAGAGGGTTCAAATCTTCCGGAAAG GTTGTGTACGTGACTGCAACTGTCCCGTACATATTTTTGACCATAATTCTCATCAGAGGATTGACACTACCCGGTGCTCATGAAGGTGTTATGTTTTTCATATCGCCAGACTGGAACAAACTCAGGTCGTTCAAG ATCTGGTCTGAAGCGTGTTTGCAGATTTTCTACTCATTAGGGCCTGGTTGGGGATCGCTGATAACGATGGCGAGCTACAACAGATTTTCTCACAACTGTTACAG GGACGCTGTCGTCTTCCCTATTGTCAACTGCTGCACCAGCTTTTTTGCCGGTTTTGTTATCTTTTCTATCATTGGTCACATCGCTCACGAAGGAAATGTTTCTGTGAGCGAAGCTGTAACCTCAG GTCCTGGCCTTGCTTTCGTGGCCTACCCAGAAGCCTTATCAAAAATACCAGGAGCAGCGATTTGGTCTGtattattctttttcatgCTGCTGACAATGGGTCTCGACAGTCAG TTTATCTACGTTGAAACAGTTGTGAGCGGAATAGTTGACCGGTTTCCAGAAACCCTCAGACGCAAAAGGCTGTTAGTCTTGACTGCTGTTATAATTTGTGGATTTACAGTCGGCCTTTTGTTTGTATCACAG GCTGGAGTTTACTGGTTCCAGATCGTTGATTGGTACGGCTGTACCTACACAGTTCTCATTATAGCTATATTGGAATGTGTGGTAGTCTGCTGCATATATG GTGTAAATAGATTCTACCAAGATATCGAATTGATGATAGGGAAGCAACCGTTCGTTTTATGGAAAGTTTGTTGGTGCTTTTTTACGCCATTTGTTTTGTCG ATGTTTCTTATTTTTGCGCTCGTCAAAAGCGTCGCACCGACGTATGGAGATTACACATATCCAGTTTGGGCTTTAGCATTTGGTTGGACGCTAGCCGGCGTGACCATTTTACCGATTCCCGGTATACTTATAGAAAAACTTATCACAGGCAAAGGCAGTTTTATGAAG AGGATTCAAACTGCGTGCAAGCCCGACCCGTCATGGGGACCAAAAGTTAGCAGCCAAATAAAAGCAACACAACAGAACTATCCTTTGATGGAGCCAGAAAAGGTGgagaaacagaattttattGCCTAG